In Arachis hypogaea cultivar Tifrunner chromosome 2, arahy.Tifrunner.gnm2.J5K5, whole genome shotgun sequence, a genomic segment contains:
- the LOC112746886 gene encoding protein XRI1 → MDCDNNENGAKEPWDWHRNDCNLKKNSNFGQDISEDLWNDMPQNDEYISYMFEDEEATPVKACGDLGYGVNDSVLDDVQKEVEELRETSSQVKRRRMLQFNIQDSDHSLSSEEMSLAYLKSDEEVDSLMDPFPEVSEWVPGSSEYALGDLPASSYEDLESTEGWLAECLNDAAMQFSPDELNFSGAEDIQIDIAELSDITAPSEQNVVQQQQQQVTQTPKRIVFKGRKSFIRTPTKLASSVAYPFAFIKPSGTHGDITLKEINQRIRIPPPSKTKQSSEDPSAYPKSAFSGKPVVNKTKIRTEGGKGSITIMRTKG, encoded by the exons ATGGATTGCGACAACAATGAGAA TGGTGCTAAAGAACCATGGGATTGGCACAGGAATGATTGTAATCTCAAAAAGAACTCCAATTTCG GCCAAGATATTTCAGAAGATCTATGGAATGACATGCCCCAAAATGATGAATATATTTCCTACATGTTCGAAGATGAAGAAGCTACACCAGTTAAGGCTTGTGGTGATTTGGGATACGGTGTCAATGATAGTG TTTTGGATGATGTACAAAAGGAAGTAGAGGAGTTGAGGGAGACTTCTTCTCAAGTCAAGAGGCGGCGCATGCTACAATTCAACATCCAGGATAGCGATCATTCTCTTTCCAGTGAAGAGATGTCTTTAGCATATTTAAAATCAGAT GAGGAGGTGGACTCGCTTATGGATCCTTTTCCTGAAGTGTCAGAATGGGTGCCCGGGTCATCAG AATATGCATTGGGAGATTTGCCTGCCTCTAGTTATGAAGACCTTGAGTCAACTGAAGGGTGGCTAGCAGAATGCCTTAACGATGCTGCGATGCAATTCAGTCCTGATGAACT GAACTTTTCAGGGGCAGAAGATATTCAGATTGATATTGCAG AGCTCAGTGACATCACGGCACCTTCAGAACAAAATGTAgttcagcagcagcagcagcaggtcACTCAAACCCCCAAAAGAATTGTGTTCAAAG GGAGGAAATCGTTTATACGGACACCTACAAAGTTGGCTTCGTCCGTGGCCTACCCATTCGCCTTCATCAAACCTAGTGGTACCCATGGAGACATAACTCTGAAGGAAATTAATCAGCGCATTCGAATTCCGCCTCCTTCGAAAACAAAGCAAAGCAGTGAAGATCCATCTGCTTATCCCAAATCAGCCTTCTCTGGGAAGCCTGTTGTTAACAAAACAAAGATACGCACCGAAGGTGGAAAAGGTAGCATCACAATTATGAGAACTAAAGGCTAA